One genomic window of Streptomyces sp. NBC_01276 includes the following:
- a CDS encoding helicase HerA-like domain-containing protein: MSQSTDPAVQIAAGYAFTGPALELGALLWDGACLPDRQIRIPLSMLNRHGLVAGATGTGKTKTLQLIAEQLSANGVPVFLADIKGDVSGISAPGTENDRVRERAADVGQEWEATGCPSEFYALGGIGAGIPVRATVTAFGPVLLSKVLQLNQTQEQSLGLIFHYADSKGLELIDLKDLRAVVAFLVSDQGKPELKGIGGLSTVTAGVILRALTAFEQQGAGEFFGEPEFDTGEFLRTSADGRGMVSVLELPSVQDKPQLFSTFLMWLLADLYADLPEVGDVERPKLVFFFDEAHLLFNGASKAFLESITQTVRLIRSKGIGVFFVTQTPKDVPADVLAQLGNRVQHALRAFTPDDAKALKATVKTFPRSAYDLEELLTGLGTGEAVITVLSENGAPTPVAATRLRAPRSLMGPIDPAALDHAVKSSPLYSRYAEPVDRESAYEKISAEQAAAEAEAEAAAAAAEAEKQAKEAAKAARNAPKPEPSLAQQVVGSGLFRSLARSVGTQLGREISRSLFGTAKRRR, translated from the coding sequence ATGAGTCAGAGCACCGACCCCGCCGTTCAGATCGCCGCCGGGTACGCCTTCACCGGCCCCGCGCTCGAACTCGGCGCCCTGCTCTGGGACGGCGCCTGCCTGCCGGACCGGCAGATCCGCATCCCGCTGTCGATGCTCAACCGGCACGGCCTGGTCGCCGGAGCCACCGGCACCGGCAAGACCAAGACCCTGCAGCTGATCGCCGAACAGCTCTCCGCCAACGGCGTGCCCGTCTTCCTCGCCGACATCAAGGGCGACGTCTCGGGCATCTCGGCGCCCGGCACCGAGAACGACCGGGTCCGGGAGCGGGCCGCCGACGTCGGCCAGGAGTGGGAGGCCACCGGCTGCCCGAGCGAGTTCTACGCGCTGGGCGGGATCGGCGCCGGCATCCCCGTCCGGGCGACCGTGACGGCCTTCGGCCCGGTGCTGCTGTCCAAGGTGCTCCAGCTCAACCAGACGCAGGAACAGTCCCTCGGCCTGATCTTCCACTACGCCGACAGCAAGGGACTGGAGCTGATCGACCTCAAGGACCTCCGGGCCGTCGTCGCCTTCCTCGTCTCCGACCAGGGAAAACCCGAACTCAAGGGAATCGGCGGACTGTCCACGGTGACCGCCGGGGTGATCCTGCGGGCCCTGACCGCCTTCGAGCAGCAGGGCGCCGGCGAGTTCTTCGGCGAGCCCGAGTTCGACACGGGCGAGTTCCTGCGCACCTCCGCCGACGGCCGCGGGATGGTCTCCGTACTGGAACTCCCGTCGGTGCAGGACAAACCGCAGCTGTTCTCCACCTTCCTGATGTGGCTGCTGGCCGACCTCTACGCCGACCTGCCGGAGGTCGGCGACGTGGAACGGCCCAAGCTGGTGTTCTTCTTCGACGAGGCGCACCTGCTGTTCAACGGCGCGTCCAAGGCCTTCCTGGAGTCCATCACCCAGACCGTGCGCCTGATCCGCTCCAAGGGCATCGGCGTGTTCTTCGTGACGCAGACCCCCAAGGACGTACCGGCGGACGTGCTGGCGCAGCTCGGCAACCGGGTGCAGCACGCCCTGCGCGCCTTCACCCCCGACGACGCCAAGGCCCTCAAGGCCACCGTGAAGACCTTCCCGCGCTCCGCCTACGACCTGGAGGAGCTGCTCACCGGGCTCGGCACCGGCGAGGCCGTCATCACGGTGCTCAGCGAGAACGGCGCCCCCACGCCGGTCGCCGCGACCCGGCTGCGCGCCCCGCGGTCGCTGATGGGTCCGATCGATCCGGCGGCCCTGGACCACGCGGTGAAGTCCTCCCCGCTGTACTCGCGCTACGCGGAGCCGGTCGACCGCGAATCGGCCTACGAGAAGATCAGCGCCGAACAGGCGGCCGCGGAGGCCGAGGCGGAGGCGGCCGCCGCGGCGGCGGAGGCCGAGAAGCAGGCCAAGGAGGCGGCGAAGGCGGCCCGCAACGCCCCGAAACCGGAGCCCTCGCTGGCCCAGCAGGTGGTGGGGAGCGGACTGTTCCGCTCGCTGGCCCGTTCGGTCGGCACGCAGCTGGGCCGTGAGATCTCCCGCTCCCTCTTCGGCACGGCCAAGCGCCGGCGCTGA
- a CDS encoding type II toxin-antitoxin system VapB family antitoxin, whose protein sequence is MIFKRIGSGRPYPDHGRETTRQWADVAPRPVRLDQLVTTKGQLDLETLLAEDSTFYGDLFAHVVKWQGDLYLEDGLHRAVRAALQQRQVLHARVLEMD, encoded by the coding sequence GTGATCTTCAAGCGCATCGGAAGCGGGCGGCCGTACCCCGACCACGGCAGGGAAACCACCCGGCAGTGGGCGGACGTCGCCCCGCGCCCGGTCCGGCTCGACCAGCTCGTGACGACCAAGGGGCAGCTGGACCTCGAAACGCTGCTCGCCGAGGACTCCACCTTCTACGGCGACCTCTTCGCGCACGTCGTGAAGTGGCAGGGCGACCTGTACCTGGAGGACGGGCTGCACCGCGCCGTGCGCGCGGCGCTCCAGCAGCGTCAGGTGCTGCACGCACGCGTCCTGGAAATGGACTGA
- a CDS encoding LytR C-terminal domain-containing protein — translation MSMLTPPGMGGKYRITGAAYPRMSRPRRRRKVVLALLGSVLALALLGYGALQLIDVFRGDGGKRNAVAGKDCPTASATPAKAAKAGNTGPGAAPSATPAVALPQPGQITVNIYNATPRAGLAKAVRDELEKRGFVIGQVGNAPADFDKKVPGAGILLGSPRTDKAAYSVLAAQLTGVTTQTDTREGTDIDLILGDSFKELTPKADADKALAALANPAPAPAGKC, via the coding sequence ATGAGCATGCTCACTCCCCCCGGCATGGGCGGAAAGTACCGCATCACGGGAGCTGCCTACCCCCGCATGAGCCGTCCCCGGCGACGCCGCAAGGTCGTGCTCGCCCTGCTCGGATCGGTCCTCGCGCTGGCCCTGCTCGGTTACGGGGCACTGCAGCTCATCGACGTGTTCCGAGGCGACGGCGGCAAGCGGAACGCGGTGGCCGGCAAGGACTGCCCCACGGCCTCCGCCACCCCCGCCAAGGCTGCCAAGGCCGGTAACACCGGTCCCGGCGCGGCCCCCTCCGCCACCCCTGCGGTCGCACTCCCCCAGCCCGGCCAGATCACGGTCAACATCTACAACGCGACCCCGCGCGCGGGGCTCGCCAAGGCGGTCCGCGACGAGCTGGAGAAACGCGGCTTCGTCATCGGCCAGGTCGGCAACGCCCCCGCCGACTTCGACAAGAAGGTCCCCGGCGCCGGGATACTGCTCGGCTCCCCGCGGACCGACAAGGCGGCGTACTCCGTCCTCGCGGCCCAGCTCACCGGGGTCACCACCCAGACCGATACCCGCGAGGGCACGGACATCGACCTGATCCTGGGCGACTCCTTCAAGGAGCTCACCCCGAAGGCGGACGCGGACAAGGCACTGGCCGCCCTGGCCAACCCGGCACCCGCACCCGCCGGGAAGTGCTGA
- the upp gene encoding uracil phosphoribosyltransferase, with protein sequence MRLQVVDHPLVAHKLTTLRDKRTDSPTFRRLADELVTLLAYEATRDVRTEQADIDTPVGPTTGVKLSHPRPLVVPILRAGLGMLDGMVRLLPTAEVGFLGMVRNEETLEASTYATRMPEDLSGRQVYVVDPMLATGGTLVAAIQELIKRGADDVTAVVLLAAPEGVEVMERELAGTPVTVVTAAVDERLNEHGYIVPGLGDAGDRMYGSAE encoded by the coding sequence GTGCGTTTGCAGGTCGTCGATCACCCCTTGGTGGCGCACAAACTCACCACACTGCGCGACAAGCGCACCGACTCCCCCACCTTCCGTCGGCTCGCCGACGAGCTGGTGACGCTCCTCGCCTACGAGGCCACCCGCGACGTGCGCACGGAGCAGGCGGACATCGACACCCCGGTCGGCCCGACCACCGGCGTCAAGCTGTCGCACCCGCGCCCGCTGGTCGTGCCGATCCTGCGCGCCGGTCTCGGCATGCTGGACGGCATGGTGCGGCTGCTGCCGACCGCCGAGGTGGGCTTCCTGGGCATGGTCCGCAACGAGGAGACCCTGGAGGCCTCCACGTACGCGACGCGCATGCCCGAGGACCTCTCCGGGCGCCAGGTCTACGTGGTCGACCCGATGCTGGCCACCGGCGGCACGCTGGTCGCCGCGATCCAGGAACTCATCAAGCGCGGCGCCGACGACGTGACCGCCGTGGTGCTGCTGGCCGCGCCCGAGGGCGTCGAGGTCATGGAGCGCGAGCTCGCGGGCACGCCGGTGACGGTGGTGACGGCCGCCGTGGACGAGCGGCTCAACGAGCACGGCTACATCGTGCCGGGCCTGGGAGACGCGGGCGACCGCATGTACGGCTCGGCGGAGTAG
- a CDS encoding universal stress protein, with amino-acid sequence MSNPPVIAAVDGSDHSLRALEWARTAALCRGTGLLVAHVLPDVSQLYAGRRSSLHDPNQPKRFADPVGDYVRGVLEAAPELPREVRYEALEGSVPEALRVIAAEAAPAMLVMGSRGRGGFATLLLGSNSRAVATSATCPVVVVPHADRDAPPADAHGDGPHGDGPHGTDPYGAGASAGRVVLGLHAAETPEDVVHFAFAEAAARGTTVQVVSAYALPPGPNLVIDSPFQVIPPEALADDGDAVPAEREMLRSQTERLAPLRARYPDVPVEQAAVPGDAAGRLVEASRTAALVVVGRHHPRRRSLLMGSVAHAVLQHAHGPVAVVPALHPDEDA; translated from the coding sequence GTGAGCAACCCACCGGTGATCGCGGCCGTCGACGGATCCGACCACAGCCTGCGGGCCCTGGAGTGGGCCCGTACGGCCGCCCTGTGCCGCGGCACCGGTCTGCTGGTCGCCCATGTACTGCCCGACGTCTCCCAGTTGTACGCGGGCCGCCGCTCCTCCCTGCACGACCCGAACCAGCCGAAGCGGTTCGCCGACCCCGTGGGCGACTACGTGCGCGGCGTCCTGGAAGCCGCCCCGGAGCTGCCCCGGGAGGTCCGCTACGAGGCCCTGGAGGGCTCCGTGCCGGAAGCCCTGCGGGTCATCGCCGCCGAGGCCGCGCCGGCCATGCTGGTGATGGGCTCCCGCGGGCGCGGCGGGTTCGCCACCCTGCTGCTCGGCTCCAACAGCAGGGCCGTCGCCACCAGCGCGACCTGCCCCGTCGTGGTCGTCCCGCACGCGGACCGCGACGCGCCCCCGGCCGACGCGCACGGCGACGGCCCGCACGGCGACGGCCCGCACGGAACGGACCCGTACGGCGCCGGGGCCTCCGCCGGCCGGGTGGTGCTCGGGCTGCACGCCGCGGAGACGCCCGAGGACGTGGTGCACTTCGCGTTCGCCGAGGCCGCCGCGCGGGGGACCACCGTCCAGGTGGTCTCCGCGTACGCCCTCCCGCCCGGCCCGAACCTGGTGATCGACAGTCCCTTCCAGGTGATCCCGCCCGAGGCGCTCGCCGACGACGGGGACGCCGTACCCGCCGAACGGGAGATGCTGCGCTCCCAGACGGAGCGCCTCGCCCCGCTGCGCGCCCGCTATCCGGACGTGCCCGTCGAGCAGGCCGCGGTGCCCGGGGACGCCGCCGGACGGCTGGTGGAAGCGTCCCGGACGGCGGCCCTGGTCGTGGTGGGCCGCCACCACCCGCGCCGGCGGTCGCTGCTGATGGGATCCGTGGCGCACGCGGTCCTCCAGCACGCGCACGGACCCGTGGCCGTCGTCCCGGCCCTCCACCCCGACGAGGACGCCTGA
- the tadA gene encoding tRNA adenosine(34) deaminase TadA produces MRLAMAEAALAVPAGDVPVGAVVLGPAGELLASGHNEREATGDPTAHAEVLALRRAAARLGEWRLPGCTLVVTLEPCVMCAGALVQARVARVVYGAGDEKAGAAGSLWDLVRDRRLNHRPEVIRGVLEQECALQLTEFFREL; encoded by the coding sequence ATGCGCCTGGCGATGGCGGAGGCCGCTCTGGCGGTACCGGCCGGCGATGTGCCGGTCGGTGCCGTCGTGCTCGGCCCGGCCGGGGAGCTCCTCGCCTCCGGCCACAACGAGCGGGAGGCCACGGGCGACCCCACGGCGCACGCCGAGGTACTGGCGCTGCGCCGGGCGGCCGCCCGGCTCGGGGAGTGGCGGCTTCCGGGGTGCACCCTCGTGGTGACCCTGGAGCCGTGCGTGATGTGCGCGGGGGCGCTCGTGCAGGCGCGGGTGGCCCGGGTCGTCTACGGCGCGGGGGACGAGAAGGCGGGCGCGGCGGGGTCGCTCTGGGACCTCGTGCGCGACCGCAGGCTCAACCACCGCCCCGAGGTGATCCGCGGGGTGCTGGAGCAGGAGTGCGCGCTGCAGCTGACGGAGTTCTTCCGCGAGCTGTGA